One Microvirga thermotolerans DNA window includes the following coding sequences:
- the ggt gene encoding gamma-glutamyltransferase translates to MTVRASWWLSLAGLGLMTLAPLAPPVLAQPVAPSPEAPTGRIAKGTAAATKDMVAAANPLAAQAGREILAAGGSAVDAAVAVQLVLNLVEPQSSGIGGGAFMVFWDGKSLTTLDGRETAPAAAKPERFLGPDGKPMKFYDAVVGGRSVGVPGTLRLLEEAHRRWGKLPWKQVIEPAVRLAEEGFAISPRLNGLLSQEKYLANDPVARAYFFEADGKPKAVGTVLKNPAFAKTLRAVAEKGADAFYTGEIAEDIVATVTGHPTNPGDITLDDLKAYRVVEREPVCGTYRAYRVCGMGPPSSGGIAVQQILGILETRDMAALKPGPEAVHWLSEAGRLAFADRALYVADPAFVNVPVKGLVDPGYLRSRAALIDPGKSMGKAKPGEPPFQKTFLFAPSEGIEFGTSHMSIVDRDGNAVSMTTTIEDGFGSRLMTRSGFLLNNELTDFSFTPVEDGKPVANRVEAGKRPRSSMAPTIVFDRDNRLYAVVGSPGGSLIINYVAKTLVGLLDWKLDPQTAADLPNVGSRNGPTELEAGTEAEAWKAGLEAKGHEVKLIDQNSGIHAILVTPKGLDGGADSRREGVAIGND, encoded by the coding sequence ATGACAGTTCGCGCATCCTGGTGGCTCAGCCTCGCCGGTCTGGGCCTCATGACCCTAGCGCCCCTGGCACCCCCGGTTCTTGCGCAGCCGGTCGCCCCCTCCCCCGAGGCGCCCACCGGGCGGATCGCGAAGGGCACGGCCGCAGCGACCAAGGACATGGTCGCCGCCGCGAACCCCCTCGCGGCCCAGGCCGGGCGGGAGATCCTGGCGGCCGGCGGCAGCGCGGTCGATGCGGCGGTGGCGGTCCAGCTCGTCCTCAATCTCGTGGAGCCGCAGAGCTCGGGCATCGGCGGCGGTGCCTTCATGGTGTTTTGGGACGGAAAGAGCCTGACCACCCTCGACGGGCGCGAGACGGCGCCGGCGGCGGCCAAGCCCGAGCGTTTTCTCGGTCCCGACGGCAAGCCGATGAAGTTCTATGACGCGGTGGTCGGCGGCCGCTCCGTCGGCGTTCCCGGAACCCTGCGCCTCCTGGAGGAGGCGCACCGCCGCTGGGGCAAGCTGCCCTGGAAGCAGGTGATCGAACCCGCCGTCAGGCTGGCGGAAGAGGGCTTCGCCATCTCCCCGCGCCTCAACGGCCTCCTCTCCCAGGAAAAGTACCTCGCCAACGACCCCGTGGCCCGCGCCTATTTCTTCGAAGCCGACGGCAAGCCGAAGGCGGTGGGCACGGTCCTCAAGAACCCGGCCTTCGCGAAGACCCTGCGGGCCGTTGCCGAGAAGGGCGCGGACGCCTTCTACACTGGCGAGATCGCCGAGGACATCGTGGCGACCGTCACCGGCCACCCCACCAACCCCGGCGACATCACCCTCGACGACCTGAAGGCCTACAGGGTGGTGGAGCGCGAGCCCGTGTGCGGGACCTACCGCGCCTACCGGGTGTGCGGCATGGGCCCGCCCAGCTCCGGCGGCATCGCCGTCCAGCAGATCCTGGGCATTCTCGAAACGCGGGACATGGCCGCCCTGAAGCCCGGCCCCGAGGCGGTGCACTGGCTCTCGGAGGCGGGCCGGCTCGCCTTCGCGGACCGCGCCCTCTACGTGGCGGACCCGGCCTTCGTGAACGTGCCCGTGAAGGGGCTCGTCGACCCCGGATACCTCAGGAGCCGCGCCGCCCTGATCGATCCCGGCAAGTCCATGGGCAAGGCCAAGCCGGGCGAGCCGCCCTTCCAGAAGACGTTCCTCTTCGCCCCGTCAGAAGGCATCGAGTTCGGCACGAGCCACATGTCCATCGTCGACCGGGACGGCAACGCGGTGTCGATGACGACGACCATCGAGGACGGTTTCGGCTCCCGCCTCATGACCAGGAGCGGCTTCCTCCTCAACAACGAGCTGACGGACTTCTCCTTCACGCCGGTGGAGGACGGCAAGCCCGTCGCGAACCGGGTCGAGGCGGGCAAGCGTCCCCGCAGCTCCATGGCGCCGACCATCGTGTTCGACAGGGACAACAGGCTCTATGCGGTCGTCGGCTCGCCCGGGGGCAGCCTCATCATCAACTACGTGGCGAAGACGCTGGTCGGCCTCCTCGACTGGAAGCTCGACCCGCAGACGGCGGCCGACCTTCCCAATGTCGGCAGCCGCAACGGCCCGACGGAGCTCGAGGCCGGAACGGAGGCGGAGGCCTGGAAGGCCGGCCTGGAGGCGAAGGGCCACGAGGTCAAGCTGATCGACCAGAACTCCGGCATCCATGCGATCCTGGTCACGCCGAAGGGCCTCGACGGCGGCGCGGACAGCCGCCGCGAAGGCGTCGCCATCGGCAACGACTGA
- a CDS encoding MFS transporter has product MTSPLSLIWTITAATTLLQTGNGLLQALMPLRMQASGLSVSSIGIVAAAYGLGFSSGCFLAPASIRHVGYIRAFASLAAIAAVVILAMARAETTLAWALLRGLSGVTFACVFTATDGWISARATSSHRGRILAVYMICTKIALMLAPLGIALGDIRSDGLFMAVSALMSLSLLPIAATSTQEPPAPRSVRIRVKSLFLAAPSAVVGSFIVGLVNGPVIAITPVFGVSIGLNQGEAAALLFALQAGSLLLQWPLGWLSDRSDRRYVIAGLAAGTTVVSVVILLASKLGAGLVILWAFAAWGGFALCIYSVCVAHACDIVEPEHIISTIGTLLFSWAVGVTVGPLFGALAMAALGPGGLFIYSGAVCFVLAVFVLVRIRQQKRERARGGFVDVSPTSSPTAVLAPRAETAAAAGGKEAAGGAARPEEGQG; this is encoded by the coding sequence GTGACTTCTCCCCTTTCCCTCATCTGGACGATCACGGCTGCGACCACGCTGCTGCAGACCGGAAACGGCCTTCTCCAGGCCCTCATGCCCTTGCGGATGCAGGCATCGGGGCTGTCGGTCTCCTCCATCGGCATCGTCGCGGCCGCCTATGGGCTCGGCTTCTCGTCCGGCTGCTTCCTTGCGCCGGCCTCCATCCGCCATGTGGGCTACATCCGCGCCTTCGCGAGCCTCGCGGCCATCGCCGCCGTGGTCATTCTGGCGATGGCCCGCGCCGAGACCACGCTCGCCTGGGCCCTCCTGCGGGGGTTGAGCGGCGTCACCTTCGCCTGCGTGTTCACCGCCACGGACGGCTGGATCAGCGCCCGCGCCACGTCGAGCCACCGGGGGCGCATTCTCGCCGTCTACATGATCTGCACGAAGATCGCCCTGATGCTGGCTCCCCTCGGCATCGCGCTCGGGGACATCCGCTCGGACGGGCTCTTCATGGCGGTGAGCGCGCTCATGTCCCTGTCGCTCCTTCCCATCGCCGCCACGTCGACGCAGGAGCCGCCCGCACCGCGCAGCGTCCGCATCAGGGTCAAGAGCCTGTTCCTGGCCGCGCCCTCCGCGGTGGTCGGCTCCTTCATCGTCGGCCTCGTCAACGGCCCCGTCATCGCCATCACGCCGGTCTTCGGCGTCAGCATCGGCCTGAACCAGGGGGAGGCGGCGGCGCTCCTCTTCGCCCTCCAGGCGGGGAGCCTCCTTCTGCAGTGGCCCCTCGGCTGGCTGTCCGACCGTTCCGACCGGCGCTACGTCATCGCGGGTCTCGCCGCGGGCACCACCGTGGTGTCCGTCGTCATCCTGCTCGCGAGCAAGCTCGGGGCGGGGCTCGTCATCCTTTGGGCCTTCGCGGCGTGGGGAGGCTTCGCCCTGTGCATCTACTCGGTGTGCGTCGCCCATGCGTGCGACATCGTCGAGCCGGAGCACATCATCTCCACCATCGGCACGCTCCTGTTCTCCTGGGCCGTCGGCGTGACGGTGGGGCCGCTCTTCGGCGCGCTGGCCATGGCGGCGCTCGGTCCGGGCGGGCTGTTCATCTACTCCGGCGCGGTGTGCTTCGTCCTGGCGGTCTTCGTCCTGGTGCGCATCCGCCAGCAGAAGCGCGAGCGCGCCCGGGGCGGATTCGTCGACGTGTCTCCGACGAGCTCTCCGACGGCCGTCCTGGCTCCGCGCGCCGAGACGGCGGCCGCGGCCGGGGGAAAAGAGGCCGCGGGAGGTGCCGCGCGGCCGGAGGAGGGGCAGGGATAG
- a CDS encoding transglycosylase SLT domain-containing protein has protein sequence MTVDLTASDDACQHLSFCDNHEPVFWLTSRSAKRPSGGPAALRSLLRFTSSLGLGVCLTVATASTAVAPAAAAGKATLSAPEPQIALPSPAPVDLAGAETTGSIRVPMPDPANDGLSAVTDPLRAIVPVEPADTRDVRARIISSLPLVPATTEAAKRDAGDQGTARGQDYVLFDTMRVPRWIVDTILRASEKTGVDPVYMMALADKESSFLPENRAATSSAQGLFQFIASTWLEVVRSFGAKHGFAAEAAAIQVIDGELTVPEGPMRDHILGLRRNPYVSALMAAEMLKRDKAKIEGRLGRKITRSEFYLAHFFGVDSASKFIALVDDKPKQSAPRVFPSAAKANRSLFFGKSGRKTRQLSVAEVYGRIDEMIDKRLSRYEDVSTTIASSDL, from the coding sequence ATGACTGTCGATCTGACAGCGTCCGATGACGCTTGCCAGCACCTCAGCTTTTGCGACAACCACGAACCGGTTTTCTGGCTCACCTCACGCTCTGCGAAGCGGCCCAGCGGCGGGCCTGCCGCGCTGCGCTCTCTGCTTCGCTTCACCTCGAGCCTCGGCCTCGGGGTATGCCTGACCGTCGCCACCGCTTCGACGGCCGTGGCGCCGGCGGCTGCGGCCGGCAAGGCTACGCTCTCCGCGCCGGAGCCGCAGATCGCCCTTCCCTCTCCCGCTCCGGTCGATCTGGCCGGAGCCGAGACGACGGGCTCGATCCGCGTCCCGATGCCGGATCCCGCGAACGACGGGCTGTCCGCCGTGACGGATCCGCTGCGCGCCATCGTCCCGGTCGAGCCGGCCGACACGCGCGACGTCAGGGCCCGCATCATTTCCTCCCTGCCCCTCGTGCCTGCTACCACGGAGGCGGCGAAGCGGGACGCGGGCGATCAGGGGACGGCGAGAGGCCAGGACTATGTTCTGTTCGACACGATGCGGGTGCCGCGCTGGATCGTCGACACGATCCTGCGGGCCTCGGAGAAGACGGGGGTCGATCCCGTCTACATGATGGCTCTCGCGGACAAGGAATCGAGCTTTCTCCCGGAGAACCGGGCCGCCACCTCCTCTGCGCAGGGCCTGTTCCAGTTCATCGCCAGCACGTGGCTGGAGGTGGTCCGCTCGTTCGGGGCCAAGCACGGCTTCGCCGCAGAGGCCGCGGCGATCCAGGTAATCGACGGCGAATTGACGGTGCCCGAGGGCCCCATGCGCGACCACATTCTGGGGCTGCGCCGCAATCCCTACGTCTCCGCCCTGATGGCGGCGGAGATGCTCAAGCGCGACAAGGCGAAGATCGAAGGCCGCCTCGGGCGCAAGATCACGCGGTCGGAGTTCTACCTGGCGCATTTCTTCGGCGTCGACAGCGCCAGCAAGTTCATCGCCCTGGTCGACGACAAGCCGAAGCAGAGCGCGCCGCGCGTCTTCCCGTCCGCGGCGAAGGCCAACCGCTCGCTGTTCTTCGGAAAGTCCGGGCGCAAGACTCGCCAGCTCTCCGTGGCGGAGGTCTACGGCCGGATCGACGAGATGATCGACAAGCGCCTCAGCCGCTACGAGGATGTGTCGACGACGATCGCGTCCTCGGATCTGTAG
- a CDS encoding TonB-dependent receptor plug domain-containing protein — MPISLRCLLAASVSVCALVPGAHAQSPAPTLVPDIVVTATRSPQAISRAGSAISVISGEDIAKESPKSVAEVLRRVPGVSVSETGGPGGTTSVRIRGAEARHTLVLIDGVRVNDPSAGAGEFDFANLEAVDIERIEVLRGPQSALYGSDALGGVINIITRKGTRPRASIGAEGGSYGTKAGRAAVSGSSGPVNYAFSATGFDTAGFSRYGYRIGRIERLQAWPLEADSARRLGATGRVGIALSPDAELEVGGYASYNGAQYDAAFGTAPDTPSQSQQRLFEGHTRLTVDTFDRILRNTFLISGSRTNRHYRDVSYFGLPLAPSWLNSGYEGDRVSGEYQGDLKLGTFGLLTFGAKIERERFLTTARDVLPFASPWRETNDASRDTRSVYALHQFSLFENLHLSFGGRLDAIEGGDRFGTWRATAAYEIPQTGTTLRASLGTGAKAPSLFQLYDPLYGTPGLEPERSIGADIGLDQRLIDDRLVLSATFFANRFRDLIDFSFSPADCPPGHPYGCYLNVARARTSGVELSAEAEIVPSLLRAKAVYTHTDAFDLITHLRLARRPQDEGRLGLVITPAAGLSIEPSVVFVGKRFSSTGEKNELAPYARLDVYADYKLDDTLSLYVRAENLTDARYQDIYNYGTAGRSFYAGLRATW; from the coding sequence ATGCCGATATCCTTGCGCTGCCTGCTGGCGGCGTCCGTTTCCGTTTGCGCTCTCGTTCCAGGCGCCCATGCCCAATCCCCCGCGCCGACCCTCGTTCCCGACATCGTCGTCACCGCGACGCGCTCGCCCCAGGCGATCAGCCGCGCCGGCAGCGCCATCTCGGTGATCTCCGGCGAGGACATCGCCAAGGAATCGCCGAAGAGCGTCGCGGAGGTGCTCCGGCGCGTGCCGGGCGTCTCCGTCAGCGAGACCGGCGGCCCGGGCGGCACGACCTCGGTGCGCATCCGCGGCGCGGAGGCGCGCCACACGCTCGTGCTGATCGACGGCGTCCGCGTCAACGATCCGTCCGCGGGCGCGGGCGAGTTCGATTTCGCCAATCTCGAGGCGGTGGACATCGAGCGCATCGAGGTGCTGCGGGGGCCGCAATCGGCGCTTTACGGCTCCGATGCCCTCGGCGGCGTGATCAACATCATCACGCGCAAGGGCACGCGACCGCGCGCGAGCATCGGCGCGGAAGGCGGGTCGTACGGGACCAAGGCGGGCCGCGCTGCGGTTTCCGGCTCCTCCGGCCCTGTGAACTACGCCTTCTCCGCGACCGGCTTCGACACCGCGGGCTTCTCGCGGTACGGCTACCGCATCGGCCGGATCGAGCGCCTGCAGGCCTGGCCCCTCGAGGCGGATTCGGCCCGGCGTCTCGGCGCCACGGGCCGCGTGGGCATCGCCCTTTCGCCGGACGCGGAACTCGAGGTCGGCGGCTATGCGAGCTACAACGGCGCGCAATACGACGCTGCCTTCGGAACCGCGCCCGATACGCCCTCGCAGTCGCAGCAGCGTCTCTTCGAGGGCCACACGCGTCTCACGGTGGACACGTTCGACAGGATTCTCCGCAACACCTTCCTCATCTCCGGCAGCCGCACGAACCGTCACTACCGGGACGTGAGCTATTTCGGCCTTCCCCTCGCGCCGAGCTGGCTGAACTCCGGGTACGAGGGCGACCGCGTCTCCGGCGAATACCAGGGCGACCTGAAGCTCGGCACGTTCGGCCTGCTCACGTTCGGGGCGAAGATCGAGCGCGAACGCTTCCTCACGACGGCGCGGGACGTCCTGCCCTTCGCGAGCCCCTGGCGCGAGACCAACGACGCCTCGCGCGACACGCGCTCGGTCTACGCGCTGCATCAGTTCAGCCTGTTCGAGAACCTGCACCTGTCGTTCGGCGGCCGGCTCGACGCCATCGAGGGCGGGGACCGCTTCGGAACGTGGCGCGCGACGGCGGCCTACGAGATCCCGCAAACGGGCACGACCCTGCGCGCGAGCCTCGGCACCGGCGCCAAGGCGCCAAGCCTGTTCCAGCTCTACGACCCGCTCTACGGCACGCCGGGCCTGGAACCGGAGCGCTCCATCGGCGCGGATATCGGCCTCGACCAGCGGCTCATCGACGACCGGCTCGTCCTGTCGGCCACCTTCTTCGCGAACCGGTTCCGGGACCTGATCGACTTCTCCTTCAGTCCGGCCGACTGCCCGCCCGGCCATCCCTACGGCTGCTATCTGAACGTGGCACGGGCGCGCACCTCCGGCGTCGAACTGTCGGCGGAGGCCGAGATCGTGCCGTCGCTGCTGCGCGCCAAGGCGGTCTATACCCACACGGATGCATTCGACCTCATCACGCACCTGAGACTTGCCCGGCGCCCCCAGGACGAGGGACGGCTCGGGCTCGTCATCACGCCGGCCGCGGGCCTGTCCATCGAGCCCTCCGTCGTCTTCGTCGGCAAGCGCTTCTCCTCCACGGGCGAGAAGAACGAGCTGGCGCCCTATGCCCGCCTCGACGTCTACGCGGACTACAAGCTCGACGATACGCTGAGCCTGTACGTGCGGGCTGAGAACCTGACGGACGCCCGCTACCAGGACATCTACAACTACGGCACGGCCGGCCGCTCCTTCTACGCGGGCCTGCGCGCCACCTGGTAA
- a CDS encoding ABC transporter substrate-binding protein, producing MPQLRPGEISRSIALALLTWLAGAAGAAAQAPQRVVSLNLCADELLLALADREQIASVSPLARDPAISFLWREAAGLAANDGRGESILFGDADLVLAGSFDRQSRTALLRRQGLDVLLLSPWRSFAEGRAEIETVARRLGHPERGEALVEAIDAALARTRGLVPAGRSILVYQRRGWVPASDSLIGELLRHMGFVLHQDALGLGGGGVARLETLVRSPPDYLLMDEDAALTVDNGSALLNHPALAEAVPPSRRLVIPGRLAICGGPSTPALIDALGAEVRAKVR from the coding sequence ATGCCGCAACTCCGCCCCGGCGAGATATCCAGATCCATCGCGCTGGCGCTCCTGACGTGGCTCGCGGGAGCGGCCGGAGCCGCCGCGCAGGCCCCGCAGCGCGTCGTGTCCCTCAACCTGTGCGCCGACGAACTCCTTCTCGCCCTGGCCGACAGGGAGCAGATCGCCTCCGTCAGTCCCCTGGCGAGGGATCCGGCGATCTCCTTCCTCTGGCGGGAGGCGGCGGGCCTCGCCGCCAACGACGGCAGGGGCGAGAGCATCCTGTTCGGCGACGCCGATCTGGTCCTCGCGGGTTCCTTCGACCGGCAGAGCCGCACCGCGCTGCTGCGGCGGCAGGGACTGGACGTGCTGCTGCTCTCGCCCTGGCGCAGCTTCGCGGAGGGACGTGCGGAGATCGAGACCGTCGCACGGCGCCTGGGGCATCCCGAACGGGGCGAGGCCCTCGTCGAGGCCATCGATGCGGCGCTCGCCCGGACGAGGGGGCTCGTGCCGGCCGGGCGGAGCATTCTCGTCTATCAGCGCCGCGGATGGGTGCCCGCCTCGGATTCCCTGATCGGCGAGCTTCTGCGGCACATGGGATTCGTCCTGCACCAGGACGCGCTCGGCCTCGGCGGGGGCGGGGTCGCGCGCCTGGAGACCCTCGTCAGGTCGCCGCCGGACTATCTGCTCATGGACGAGGACGCGGCCCTGACGGTGGACAACGGCTCCGCGCTCCTGAACCATCCGGCCCTCGCCGAGGCCGTGCCGCCGTCGCGGCGGCTGGTGATTCCGGGGCGGCTCGCCATCTGCGGCGGCCCCTCGACGCCCGCCCTGATCGACGCCCTGGGCGCCGAGGTGCGGGCGAAGGTGCGCTGA
- a CDS encoding cobyric acid synthase: MSARTPSVMIQGTGSHVGKSLLVAGLCRLFARQGLRVMPFKPQNMSNNAAAVEGGEIGRAQALQARAAKVAASVHMNPVLLKPETDRRSQIVVQGKRFGSLEAGAFRDRESLLPWVLDSFERLRAEADLIVVEGAGSPAETNLRRGDIANMGFATAARVPVILAGDIDRGGVIASLVGTHAVLDAQDRDMVRGFLVNKFRGDPALFAEGLSTIEERTGWPSLGIAPWFAEAHKLPAEDALDIAAGPRADAALKIAVPILPRIANFDDLDPLKLEPSVSLHMVPPGTPLPADADLVVLPGSKATVADLAFLRRQGWDIDLAAHLRRGRRVLGLCGGYQMLGRTIADPDGIEGAPGTATGLGFLDVETTLTGDKTVRPVAARHRDSGLPLAAYEIHLGRTMGPDTARAPFTIDGEPEGAASADGLVLGTYLHGLFSADGFRRAFLNGLRPGAAGGDLRYDAEIERILDALAGHLEDHLDTGRILAIAREGL, encoded by the coding sequence ATGAGCGCCCGCACTCCATCGGTCATGATTCAGGGGACGGGCTCCCATGTCGGAAAGTCCCTCCTGGTCGCGGGGCTCTGCCGGCTCTTCGCCCGCCAGGGGCTGCGTGTGATGCCGTTCAAGCCGCAGAACATGTCGAACAACGCTGCGGCGGTCGAGGGCGGCGAGATCGGGAGGGCACAGGCGCTCCAGGCGCGGGCGGCGAAGGTGGCGGCGAGCGTGCACATGAATCCCGTGCTCCTGAAGCCCGAGACGGACCGCCGTTCGCAGATCGTCGTCCAGGGCAAGCGCTTCGGCAGCCTCGAGGCCGGCGCCTTCCGCGACCGGGAGAGCCTGCTGCCATGGGTTCTCGACAGCTTCGAGCGCCTGCGCGCCGAGGCCGACCTGATCGTGGTCGAGGGCGCGGGCAGCCCTGCGGAAACGAACCTGCGCCGGGGCGACATCGCCAACATGGGCTTCGCCACGGCGGCCCGGGTTCCGGTGATCCTGGCCGGGGACATCGACCGGGGCGGGGTCATCGCGAGCCTCGTCGGGACCCATGCGGTGCTCGACGCTCAGGACCGGGACATGGTCCGCGGCTTCCTCGTCAACAAGTTCCGCGGCGACCCGGCGCTCTTCGCGGAAGGGCTTTCCACCATCGAGGAGCGGACGGGCTGGCCGTCCCTGGGGATCGCGCCATGGTTCGCCGAGGCCCACAAGCTCCCGGCCGAGGACGCCCTCGACATCGCCGCAGGACCAAGGGCCGACGCGGCCCTGAAGATCGCCGTGCCGATCCTGCCGCGGATCGCCAACTTCGACGATCTCGATCCCCTGAAGCTCGAGCCTTCGGTCTCCCTTCACATGGTGCCGCCGGGAACGCCGCTTCCCGCCGATGCCGATCTCGTCGTGCTCCCCGGCTCGAAGGCCACCGTCGCCGATCTCGCATTCCTTCGCCGGCAAGGGTGGGACATCGATCTCGCGGCCCATCTCCGGCGCGGGCGCCGGGTGCTCGGCCTGTGCGGCGGATACCAGATGCTCGGGCGCACCATCGCCGATCCGGACGGGATCGAAGGTGCTCCGGGCACAGCGACCGGGCTCGGATTCCTCGACGTGGAGACGACCCTGACCGGCGACAAGACCGTGCGGCCCGTCGCGGCCCGCCATCGGGACAGCGGCCTTCCTCTCGCCGCCTACGAGATCCACCTGGGGCGCACCATGGGCCCGGACACCGCCCGCGCGCCCTTCACCATCGACGGGGAGCCCGAGGGCGCCGCCTCCGCGGACGGCCTCGTCCTCGGCACCTATCTCCACGGGCTCTTCTCCGCGGACGGCTTCCGGCGCGCCTTCCTCAACGGCCTTCGTCCGGGCGCCGCGGGAGGGGACCTGCGCTACGACGCGGAGATCGAGCGCATCCTCGACGCCCTCGCCGGGCATCTCGAGGACCACCTCGACACGGGGCGCATCCTGGCCATCGCACGGGAGGGCCTGTGA
- the cobU gene encoding bifunctional adenosylcobinamide kinase/adenosylcobinamide-phosphate guanylyltransferase has protein sequence MTIYSRVLVLGGARSGKSRTAQALAEKDGRACVLVATAQALDDEMRERIRRHREERDGRWRTCEAPLNLASAIREEAGPDKVLLVDCLTLWLSNVMLAGRDAEEEAERLARAVAGAGGPVLLVSNEVGLGIVPATPLGRRFQDAQGRLNQRMAEICDAVVFVAAGRPLLLKPAPAPDIALA, from the coding sequence ATGACGATTTACAGCCGGGTTCTGGTTCTGGGCGGCGCCCGCTCGGGCAAGAGCCGCACGGCCCAGGCCCTTGCCGAAAAGGACGGGCGCGCCTGCGTCCTCGTCGCGACGGCGCAGGCCCTCGACGACGAGATGCGCGAGCGGATCCGCCGGCACCGGGAGGAGCGCGACGGCCGCTGGCGGACGTGCGAGGCGCCGCTTAATCTCGCCTCCGCGATCCGTGAGGAGGCCGGTCCGGACAAGGTGCTCCTCGTCGACTGCCTGACCCTCTGGCTGTCGAACGTCATGCTTGCGGGACGCGACGCGGAGGAGGAAGCGGAACGTCTCGCCAGGGCCGTCGCCGGCGCGGGCGGGCCCGTCCTGCTCGTCTCCAACGAGGTGGGGCTGGGGATCGTCCCCGCGACGCCGCTCGGCCGCCGCTTCCAGGACGCCCAGGGACGGCTGAACCAGCGCATGGCCGAGATCTGCGACGCGGTGGTCTTCGTCGCGGCCGGTCGGCCGCTGCTCCTCAAGCCTGCCCCAGCCCCCGACATCGCCCTCGCATGA
- a CDS encoding PAS domain-containing protein yields the protein MGHGIGAQRIVRFEKAYNNGRNGEFTNNVESEGIRVASSDSDDQLTLLAERLPQLVWFTGPDGQHDYFNRRWYDLTGMTAEQCLGGGWKDAVHPDDRAHVDRRWAEALAAGDHYEAEYRLRNADGGYCWMLSRGLAHRGGDGRIERWFGTCTNIDAQKRAEVALTQLEEQHRLALEAANLGTWSIDLATGVTSFDTTTCTLMGLPPDRDRSMPLEEVFGLIHPDDRDLMRKRIAEATEPGADGYYELEYRLPLPEGNVRWIRARGKAYFVEEGSVRKAVRLSGVLNDNTRQHALEEAQQLLTRELNHRVKNLFAIANGMVSLTARTARDTKEMAAALRGRLGALARAHELVQPPSTDSHRTGSEVSMANLIHAVLAPFEESHRDHIRVEGPDLQVGSQATTGLALVFHELATNAAKHGCLSSPEGRLAVRWTTVGEEVQLDWAETGGPPIESLPTFEGFGNQLTQRSIAGQLGGTLEREWRREGLRIRMTFPLGRLSA from the coding sequence ATGGGCCACGGAATCGGCGCCCAACGTATTGTCAGGTTCGAAAAGGCCTACAACAATGGCCGGAACGGGGAGTTCACGAACAACGTGGAAAGCGAGGGGATCCGGGTGGCATCGAGTGACAGCGACGACCAGCTCACGCTTCTGGCGGAACGCTTGCCGCAACTCGTCTGGTTCACCGGCCCGGACGGACAGCACGACTACTTCAACCGGCGCTGGTACGATCTCACCGGCATGACGGCGGAGCAATGTCTCGGAGGGGGCTGGAAGGACGCCGTTCACCCCGACGACCGCGCCCATGTGGACCGCCGGTGGGCGGAGGCCCTGGCCGCGGGCGACCATTACGAGGCGGAATACCGGCTCCGGAATGCGGACGGAGGCTATTGCTGGATGCTCAGCCGCGGCCTCGCCCACCGGGGCGGGGACGGCCGGATCGAGCGCTGGTTCGGGACCTGCACCAACATCGACGCCCAGAAAAGGGCCGAGGTCGCCCTCACGCAGCTGGAGGAGCAGCATCGCCTGGCTCTCGAAGCCGCCAATCTCGGCACGTGGAGCATCGATCTGGCGACCGGCGTCACCTCGTTCGACACGACGACCTGCACCCTCATGGGGCTTCCCCCCGACCGGGACCGGAGCATGCCGCTGGAAGAAGTCTTCGGGCTGATCCATCCGGACGACCGGGACCTCATGCGCAAGCGCATCGCGGAAGCGACCGAGCCCGGAGCGGACGGCTACTACGAGCTCGAGTATCGCCTTCCGCTTCCCGAAGGGAATGTGCGCTGGATCCGGGCCCGCGGAAAGGCATACTTCGTCGAGGAAGGCAGTGTCAGGAAGGCGGTGCGCCTGTCGGGCGTTCTCAACGACAACACCCGTCAGCATGCCCTGGAAGAGGCCCAGCAGCTCCTGACGCGGGAGCTCAACCACCGGGTCAAGAACCTTTTCGCGATCGCCAACGGCATGGTGTCCCTCACCGCCCGCACGGCCAGGGACACCAAGGAGATGGCGGCCGCCCTGCGCGGCCGCCTCGGTGCGCTGGCCCGGGCGCACGAGCTGGTGCAGCCCCCGTCCACCGACAGCCACCGGACCGGCTCCGAGGTGTCGATGGCGAACCTGATCCACGCCGTCCTTGCGCCCTTCGAGGAGTCTCACCGGGACCACATCCGGGTCGAAGGGCCCGATCTCCAGGTCGGGTCGCAGGCGACGACCGGCCTCGCTCTCGTCTTCCATGAACTGGCGACCAACGCGGCCAAGCACGGATGCCTCTCGTCTCCGGAGGGGCGGCTCGCCGTCCGCTGGACGACGGTGGGCGAAGAGGTTCAGCTGGACTGGGCGGAGACGGGAGGCCCGCCCATCGAAAGCCTGCCCACCTTCGAAGGCTTCGGCAACCAGCTCACGCAGCGGAGCATCGCCGGCCAGCTGGGAGGCACGCTCGAGCGGGAATGGCGCCGCGAGGGACTCCGCATTCGCATGACCTTCCCTCTCGGGCGCCTGTCCGCCTGA